The Shewanella sp. KX20019 genome window below encodes:
- the pspB gene encoding envelope stress response membrane protein PspB translates to MNMDILIAPIIIFMIIVAPIWLILHYRSKRQVSQGLTDEEFGQLNELITKADKMSQRIETLEAILDSEAPQWRGRDV, encoded by the coding sequence ATGAACATGGATATTTTGATAGCCCCAATTATTATTTTTATGATTATCGTGGCTCCGATTTGGTTGATACTGCATTATCGCAGTAAAAGACAAGTAAGTCAGGGGCTTACCGATGAAGAGTTCGGCCAGTTAAATGAGCTTATTACCAAGGCTGACAAGATGTCACAACGTATTGAAACACTTGAGGCCATCTTGGACAGTGAGGCACCACAATGGAGGGGACGTGATGTATAA
- a CDS encoding SLC13 family permease yields MSLDSTEIPDKASSKISGQQKKLLILAADILLLFLMHNFLPFEQGVNTGLALLTFAAILWLTEAIHISITAIMIPILAVLFGVFETKSAMSHFANPIIYLFFGGFVLAAALNHQGIDKLIAQKVLTASKGRLSVACVMLFGITAALSMWISNTATTAMMLPLALGILHQIDIKKHKSTYLFLLLGIAYSANIGGIGTLVGSPPNAIAAAQVGLSFSDWLEFGLITVAIMLPLMLVGLYLYLKPDLSMVCEIKAEKQSLTFQGQLTLLIFVTTVCCWIFSKPISQALGGIAQFDTVVALAAVVTLAGLGLVQWKKIETTTDWGVLILFGGGLTLSAVLKATGTSVFLAHWVTDIFGNTHMALFTFAVIAFVIMLTEFASNTASAALLVPVFAAIAEALGLSPVMLSVLIGIAASCAFMLPVATPPNAIVYGSGYIKQSEMMRAGVIINFISMFALYIIAHTFWNI; encoded by the coding sequence ATGTCACTAGACTCTACAGAAATACCCGACAAAGCCAGCAGTAAAATATCAGGGCAGCAAAAGAAACTGTTAATTCTGGCCGCTGACATTCTATTGCTATTTCTAATGCATAACTTCCTCCCATTTGAACAAGGGGTTAATACAGGTCTTGCACTTCTCACCTTCGCAGCGATATTGTGGCTAACGGAAGCTATTCATATCAGTATCACAGCGATCATGATCCCAATCCTCGCCGTTCTCTTTGGCGTGTTTGAAACCAAATCTGCGATGAGTCATTTCGCCAACCCCATTATTTATCTTTTCTTTGGTGGCTTTGTCTTGGCCGCTGCTTTGAATCATCAAGGTATTGATAAGTTAATTGCTCAGAAAGTATTAACGGCATCAAAAGGACGCTTGTCTGTCGCCTGTGTCATGCTGTTTGGAATAACCGCTGCGCTATCGATGTGGATCAGTAATACCGCCACGACTGCAATGATGTTACCGCTTGCGCTAGGAATATTGCATCAAATCGATATCAAGAAACACAAAAGTACTTACCTATTTTTGCTACTAGGTATTGCTTATTCTGCCAATATTGGCGGTATCGGTACTCTGGTAGGTAGCCCGCCGAATGCGATAGCTGCCGCACAAGTTGGCCTATCTTTCAGCGATTGGCTTGAGTTTGGATTGATCACAGTAGCTATTATGTTGCCACTAATGTTAGTGGGTCTTTACTTATATTTAAAGCCCGATCTGTCGATGGTGTGCGAGATAAAAGCTGAAAAGCAATCGCTCACCTTTCAAGGTCAATTGACGCTATTAATTTTCGTCACCACTGTCTGTTGCTGGATTTTTAGTAAGCCTATCTCACAAGCGCTTGGTGGTATTGCTCAGTTTGATACTGTCGTTGCCCTTGCTGCTGTCGTCACTCTTGCAGGGCTTGGCTTAGTGCAGTGGAAGAAGATAGAAACAACAACGGATTGGGGAGTACTCATATTATTTGGTGGTGGTTTAACACTAAGTGCAGTACTTAAAGCGACAGGGACCAGTGTTTTCCTAGCCCATTGGGTAACCGATATATTCGGCAATACTCACATGGCCTTGTTCACATTTGCTGTCATCGCATTTGTTATCATGCTAACCGAGTTTGCCAGTAATACTGCGAGCGCCGCGCTATTGGTGCCCGTGTTTGCCGCTATCGCTGAAGCACTAGGTCTGTCGCCAGTCATGCTGTCTGTACTTATTGGTATTGCAGCGTCTTGCGCATTTATGCTGCCTGTCGCCACCCCTCCCAATGCGATAGTCTATGGGTCCGGTTATATTAAACAGTCTGAGATGATGCGCGCAGGCGTTATCATTAACTTTATCAGCATGTTTGCGCTTTATATCATCGCGCACACTTTCTGGAATATCTAG
- a CDS encoding trans-sulfuration enzyme family protein, producing the protein MRESWQLATQVIHAGREPNETGALVSPLCQSATFVFDSAEQGGARFAGEEAGYIYTRLGNPTTAELERKIAALEGSDSAAATASGMAAVSAALLANLQMGDHLVASNAVYGCTFALMNSQLAKFGIEVTLVNFCNLAEIEAAITSNTKVIFCETPVNPHLEVFDLDAIASIAKQHNLVSVVDNTFMTPLLQQPIKHGIDIVIHSATKYLNGHGDVIAGIVCASHEQMDVIKYEVLKDIGAVISPHDAWLILRGLKTLDVRVSRHCDNAEKVAQFLEAHTKVSKVYYPGLRSHSGNEYMGRQMKRAGGVIAFELDADLQDSIAFINHLELFSIAVSLGDAESLIQHPASMTHSPYSEEQRARAGITDNLLRISVGLEAVEDIIAALDEALTAL; encoded by the coding sequence ATGCGAGAAAGTTGGCAATTGGCAACACAAGTGATTCATGCTGGACGAGAGCCAAATGAAACAGGCGCTCTAGTATCACCTCTATGTCAAAGTGCGACCTTTGTATTTGATAGTGCCGAGCAAGGTGGGGCGAGGTTTGCGGGTGAGGAGGCTGGTTATATTTATACCCGCTTAGGTAATCCAACAACTGCAGAGTTAGAGCGAAAAATTGCAGCGCTCGAAGGCAGTGATAGCGCTGCTGCGACAGCGTCGGGTATGGCTGCAGTATCTGCTGCACTATTGGCAAATCTGCAAATGGGGGACCACCTCGTCGCCTCAAATGCCGTCTATGGTTGTACATTTGCGCTGATGAATTCACAGCTTGCAAAGTTTGGTATAGAAGTTACTCTCGTCAATTTTTGTAACCTAGCTGAAATAGAAGCAGCAATAACGTCAAATACCAAGGTTATTTTTTGTGAGACGCCCGTTAACCCTCATCTTGAGGTGTTTGATTTAGATGCTATAGCAAGTATTGCAAAGCAGCATAATTTAGTCAGTGTTGTTGATAACACCTTTATGACTCCCTTATTGCAACAACCCATTAAGCACGGTATTGATATAGTGATCCATAGTGCTACTAAATACTTAAATGGTCACGGTGACGTTATAGCGGGTATTGTGTGTGCCAGTCACGAACAGATGGATGTGATTAAGTATGAAGTCCTCAAAGATATAGGTGCAGTGATCTCCCCCCATGATGCTTGGCTCATTCTAAGAGGGCTTAAAACTCTAGATGTTCGAGTTAGCAGACATTGTGATAACGCGGAGAAAGTAGCTCAATTTTTGGAAGCCCACACTAAAGTCTCAAAAGTGTATTATCCTGGGTTGAGGAGCCATAGTGGTAATGAATATATGGGCCGTCAGATGAAGCGTGCTGGAGGGGTGATAGCATTCGAGCTGGACGCTGACTTACAAGATTCAATCGCCTTCATTAATCATTTGGAACTTTTTTCTATTGCGGTTAGTCTGGGGGATGCAGAGTCACTCATTCAGCATCCTGCCTCGATGACGCATTCACCCTATAGCGAAGAGCAGAGAGCGAGAGCGGGCATTACAGACAACTTGCTTAGGATCTCAGTCGGGCTAGAAGCGGTAGAAGATATTATCGCCGCGTTAGATGAAGCTCTTACGGCTTTATAA
- a CDS encoding YcjX family protein, protein MASIKHSLKKLGKKTQAVALRSTDRHLRLAVTGLAGAGKTAFITGLVNQLLHSGVVEGNNQLPLWQVARDSRLYGVKRDLQPDLTIPSFNYDGAVNAILNEPSSWPKSTRNISELRLAIRYRPAKGLLSKLTDSATLYLDIVDYPGEWLLDLPMLKQSFQQWSASQVARTAVFECSNYYAEFTRMLNSIDLTATADEAKLQQITDSYQLLLQDCVDKYGFYYAQPGRLLLPGELEGTPVLALFPLINVTDEQYPVLEQSAASSFYHTLKQRYLEYISRVVKPFYHDYFAKFDRQLVLVDCFTPLNRGKEQFDDMKTALQAVMESFQFGQSSLLKRLFSPKIDKLLFAASKIDHVTRDQQGNVLSLLSQLVQQSQLHAKFEGCEVETMAISAIKSTTHGMVKQSGRDIEVVKGLELASHETVTLFPGEVPKSLPSADFWQKQGFDFVNFAPKTVIDKQRSHADFEHIRLDHVLQYLVGDKLK, encoded by the coding sequence ATGGCAAGTATCAAACATTCTCTTAAAAAACTCGGTAAAAAAACTCAAGCAGTAGCGCTTCGTTCAACGGACAGGCATTTACGTCTTGCTGTTACTGGTCTTGCTGGTGCAGGAAAAACGGCGTTTATCACTGGGCTTGTGAATCAACTGCTGCACTCTGGAGTCGTAGAAGGTAATAATCAGTTACCTCTATGGCAGGTCGCTAGAGATAGCCGACTATATGGCGTGAAGCGAGATCTACAACCTGATTTGACTATTCCGAGTTTTAATTATGATGGTGCGGTGAATGCCATTCTAAATGAGCCGTCATCATGGCCAAAATCCACGCGTAATATCAGCGAGCTAAGACTAGCAATAAGGTATCGTCCAGCGAAGGGATTATTGTCAAAGTTGACTGATAGCGCAACGCTCTATCTCGACATTGTTGACTACCCAGGTGAATGGTTACTTGACCTTCCAATGCTTAAACAAAGCTTTCAGCAGTGGTCTGCCTCGCAGGTAGCGCGTACTGCTGTATTTGAGTGTTCAAATTATTACGCAGAGTTTACTCGAATGCTTAATAGTATTGATCTTACTGCAACGGCTGATGAAGCAAAACTGCAACAGATTACCGATAGTTATCAACTATTACTGCAAGACTGTGTTGATAAGTATGGATTTTATTACGCCCAGCCAGGGCGATTGCTATTACCCGGAGAGCTCGAAGGTACCCCTGTACTGGCACTTTTCCCGTTAATCAATGTGACTGATGAGCAGTATCCTGTATTGGAACAGAGTGCTGCAAGCAGCTTTTACCACACGTTAAAGCAGCGATACTTGGAATATATCTCGCGGGTAGTAAAACCCTTCTACCATGATTATTTCGCCAAATTTGATCGTCAGCTGGTATTGGTAGATTGTTTTACTCCGTTAAATCGTGGCAAAGAGCAGTTCGACGATATGAAGACGGCGCTTCAGGCGGTGATGGAAAGTTTTCAATTCGGCCAATCAAGTCTTTTAAAGCGCTTGTTCTCTCCCAAAATAGATAAACTCTTGTTTGCAGCGAGCAAGATTGACCATGTTACACGCGACCAACAAGGCAATGTTTTATCTTTGTTAAGTCAGCTGGTGCAACAAAGTCAGCTACACGCTAAGTTTGAAGGTTGTGAAGTTGAGACCATGGCGATCAGCGCGATTAAATCGACCACTCATGGCATGGTGAAACAGAGCGGGCGTGATATTGAAGTCGTGAAAGGCTTAGAGCTTGCCAGTCATGAGACGGTGACCTTATTCCCTGGAGAGGTGCCTAAATCGCTACCATCAGCTGATTTTTGGCAAAAACAGGGCTTTGATTTTGTCAATTTCGCACCAAAAACAGTGATAGATAAACAACGGAGTCATGCCGATTTTGAACATATTCGACTTGATCATGTATTGCAATATTTAGTCGGTGACAAACTAAAGTGA
- a CDS encoding TIGR01620 family protein, translating to MATDNNPIKKQQRFDSVEQDVETKITPATTFAADEVFVEEETLSEHELEITLTEHIDSVEQLNAALSSKGSGKRAWLGKACLLGVLLIAVVETVLGLYDALIQSTWLFSLYAVVVTLVVSWAAKVSFTEWRKLKMLKKVEDTQTTGMRLLCSMQMGAADPFIDKLLSQLPKSAHTERYMQQVSVEHNDAEKLVLFEATVLTERDLAAKKIVRRFAQESALLLAASPLAVLDMAIILWRNQSMINQLAKCYGIELGYWSRIKLIRGILTNIIYAGTSEIVTDLGTQLLSVEMSGKLSARLGQGLGGGLLTARLGYQAMALCRPLEFNEQTKPKLKGIHKELLLDLKELSSMVLTKTSKMEKQAVSGK from the coding sequence ATGGCTACTGATAATAATCCAATTAAGAAACAGCAACGTTTTGACAGCGTTGAGCAGGATGTAGAAACAAAGATAACGCCAGCAACGACATTTGCGGCTGATGAAGTTTTTGTCGAAGAAGAGACTCTTTCGGAGCACGAATTAGAGATCACATTAACTGAGCACATTGACAGTGTTGAGCAGCTTAATGCAGCTCTTTCATCGAAAGGGTCGGGTAAACGAGCTTGGCTAGGTAAAGCCTGTTTATTAGGTGTGTTACTTATTGCTGTCGTTGAAACAGTTCTGGGTTTATATGATGCACTTATTCAAAGCACTTGGCTGTTTAGCTTGTATGCAGTGGTCGTAACCTTAGTCGTGTCATGGGCGGCAAAAGTGAGCTTTACCGAATGGCGTAAACTTAAAATGCTCAAAAAAGTTGAAGATACACAGACCACCGGTATGCGACTGCTCTGCAGTATGCAGATGGGCGCGGCCGATCCATTCATTGATAAATTACTCAGCCAATTGCCTAAAAGTGCCCACACTGAACGCTACATGCAACAAGTGAGCGTGGAGCACAATGATGCTGAAAAGCTGGTGTTGTTCGAAGCCACTGTATTAACCGAGCGAGATCTCGCAGCAAAGAAAATTGTTAGACGTTTTGCGCAAGAATCCGCATTATTGTTAGCGGCAAGCCCGTTGGCTGTACTTGATATGGCAATCATCCTGTGGCGAAATCAAAGTATGATTAATCAGCTAGCAAAATGTTATGGGATTGAACTTGGTTATTGGAGTCGAATTAAACTTATTCGCGGAATTCTCACTAATATTATTTATGCTGGTACCAGTGAAATCGTCACGGATCTAGGCACTCAACTCTTGTCTGTAGAGATGTCTGGCAAGTTATCTGCTCGGCTAGGACAAGGTCTTGGCGGTGGGTTGTTAACCGCGCGATTAGGCTACCAAGCAATGGCATTGTGTCGACCACTAGAGTTTAACGAACAGACAAAACCCAAATTAAAAGGGATCCATAAAGAGCTATTATTGGATTTAAAAGAGCTTAGTTCGATGGTTCTTACTAAAACCAGCAAGATGGAAAAGCAGGCTGTATCAGGTAAATAG
- a CDS encoding sulfite exporter TauE/SafE family protein gives MDLLLEPSSWALLALIGLIAGFIDAVAGGGGLLSIPALLAMGVPPHMALATNKLAACFGSSMAAFTYYKQRLFSPSLWYHTFVATFIGAVIGTFIVSIIDNQWLEKWLPLIIIAIAIYTLFQPNAMGCKNCNIPVKPKRKIKQWLQGLPLGFYDGFAGPGIGAFWTVTSTGMHKLPLLYSLGLARAMTFTSNLTSLIIFLFMGQVNMSIGLAMGICMMIGSYIGAHSAIKFGLPFIRPIFVTMILLIAAQLAWSAWA, from the coding sequence TTGGATTTATTACTAGAGCCAAGTAGCTGGGCCTTGCTGGCATTGATAGGGCTAATTGCAGGCTTTATCGATGCAGTTGCTGGCGGAGGTGGACTATTGTCTATCCCAGCACTATTAGCCATGGGAGTGCCTCCCCATATGGCACTTGCCACCAATAAATTGGCCGCCTGTTTTGGATCCTCTATGGCGGCGTTCACTTATTATAAGCAAAGGTTATTTTCTCCCAGCTTGTGGTATCACACCTTTGTAGCTACTTTCATCGGCGCTGTTATTGGTACGTTTATCGTCTCAATCATCGACAACCAATGGCTCGAAAAATGGTTGCCGCTGATTATTATTGCAATCGCAATTTATACGCTATTCCAGCCAAATGCCATGGGTTGTAAAAACTGCAACATCCCAGTTAAACCTAAGCGTAAAATAAAACAATGGTTGCAAGGGTTACCGCTAGGATTTTACGATGGATTTGCAGGGCCTGGCATCGGTGCATTTTGGACCGTCACTAGTACTGGTATGCATAAGCTTCCTTTGCTCTATAGCTTAGGACTTGCACGCGCTATGACCTTTACCAGTAATTTAACCTCGCTGATTATTTTCTTGTTCATGGGGCAAGTTAATATGTCCATTGGACTCGCTATGGGTATTTGTATGATGATTGGCTCCTATATTGGTGCGCATTCAGCCATTAAGTTTGGCCTGCCGTTCATTCGACCTATTTTCGTTACCATGATCTTGTTAATCGCGGCGCAATTAGCCTGGAGTGCATGGGCATGA
- a CDS encoding DUF2057 domain-containing protein, whose product MKPLLPITAILALCGSSAAFAANLNIPMSFEYIALDGKEVETSLFNHKSELELSNGTHKIAVRYHDLVEDDFSDSETNIKSSPFIITIEVDGDYEYHMKPADGDFVRNPSQFAKSPQVVITRKDNGTVNYQVAQTNIAEESFVSRLFSGNTATDVDVEAAVATGTATSVAATSKTPTAPVSKPSPSSSPIVAATAVTATQTATNADDAAKAEQMLQYWWLHADEKTRKEFMSWAIQQL is encoded by the coding sequence ATGAAACCGCTACTACCTATTACCGCTATTCTCGCTTTATGTGGTTCATCTGCGGCATTTGCTGCAAACTTGAATATTCCAATGTCATTTGAATATATCGCGCTTGATGGCAAGGAAGTTGAAACCAGTTTGTTTAACCATAAGTCTGAACTCGAGCTTAGCAATGGGACTCACAAGATCGCCGTTCGATATCATGATCTTGTCGAAGATGACTTTAGTGATAGCGAAACCAATATTAAGTCTTCGCCTTTTATCATCACTATCGAAGTTGATGGTGATTATGAATATCATATGAAGCCAGCAGATGGTGATTTTGTAAGAAATCCGTCCCAGTTTGCCAAATCTCCTCAAGTGGTCATCACTCGAAAGGATAACGGTACAGTTAACTATCAAGTAGCTCAGACAAATATCGCTGAAGAGTCTTTTGTCTCGCGTCTTTTTAGCGGTAACACTGCAACAGATGTGGATGTTGAAGCTGCGGTTGCTACTGGTACAGCAACTAGCGTCGCCGCAACATCAAAGACACCGACAGCTCCAGTGAGTAAACCATCTCCATCTTCGAGCCCTATTGTTGCAGCCACTGCCGTTACAGCAACTCAAACTGCAACGAATGCTGATGACGCCGCAAAAGCAGAACAGATGCTGCAGTACTGGTGGCTACATGCTGATGAGAAAACACGTAAAGAGTTCATGAGCTGGGCCATTCAACAACTTTAA
- the pspC gene encoding envelope stress response membrane protein PspC, protein MSEGTSRTLYRIPQAGKIAGVCAGVADYFNFETWLVRVVAASIFLLGGTGIVFIIYVLLWMILDIKPGTDKNKSAHKEIEIKKKIWQSGEPAKMALRDVNSQFRTLELRLQNLERHVTSDNYDLKNEINNL, encoded by the coding sequence ATGAGTGAAGGCACAAGCAGAACTTTATATCGAATTCCTCAAGCAGGTAAAATAGCGGGTGTATGTGCAGGGGTTGCCGATTACTTCAATTTTGAAACATGGTTAGTCAGAGTGGTTGCCGCTTCAATATTTTTACTTGGTGGCACCGGGATTGTGTTTATTATCTATGTTTTACTTTGGATGATTTTAGACATCAAACCAGGCACTGACAAAAATAAATCAGCGCACAAAGAGATTGAAATTAAGAAGAAAATTTGGCAATCCGGTGAGCCAGCTAAAATGGCATTAAGGGATGTGAATAGTCAGTTTAGAACGCTAGAGCTTAGATTGCAGAATTTAGAGCGACACGTAACATCTGATAACTATGACCTTAAAAATGAAATCAATAACTTATAG
- a CDS encoding primosomal replication protein has translation MTTNELLNRLKYQLKQLEQEVLQHDANLPAGQRKMMQDVERFNNELFVQEGAQLKPCIDQLSKSVAQLQQLINAKRSPYTIVSSCEKIQDRFSAVRRALSTTNINLKSLEQQKRTRRAHAIKRGAKTHQQSGFSWIASNVMQNSHQLYEELNKHLNWAKIIEQKIENLQSSLEYCHSADKIRLQNEILAQHSRLGKCRQATSYIEDRIQLFERPFKGQNR, from the coding sequence ATGACGACCAATGAACTGCTTAATCGACTCAAATATCAGTTAAAGCAGTTAGAGCAAGAAGTATTGCAACACGATGCTAATTTGCCCGCTGGACAGCGCAAAATGATGCAAGACGTTGAGCGTTTTAATAATGAGTTATTTGTACAAGAGGGCGCTCAACTTAAGCCTTGTATCGATCAGCTGTCAAAAAGTGTTGCTCAGCTACAACAACTTATCAATGCTAAACGCTCGCCCTATACCATTGTATCAAGCTGTGAAAAAATACAGGACAGATTCAGCGCCGTTCGCCGAGCGCTCTCTACGACCAACATTAATCTTAAGTCGCTAGAGCAGCAAAAGCGCACCCGTCGGGCTCATGCAATAAAGCGTGGAGCAAAAACTCACCAGCAGAGTGGCTTTAGCTGGATAGCATCAAATGTAATGCAAAATAGCCATCAACTGTATGAAGAGCTTAATAAACATTTGAACTGGGCCAAGATTATTGAACAAAAAATTGAAAATTTGCAATCTTCTCTTGAATACTGTCATAGTGCTGACAAAATTAGGCTACAGAATGAGATCCTTGCTCAACACTCTCGCCTCGGCAAGTGTCGGCAAGCTACCAGCTATATTGAAGATCGCATCCAACTGTTCGAGCGACCTTTCAAAGGCCAAAATCGTTAA
- the pspA gene encoding phage shock protein PspA — translation MGIFSRFADIINSNISSLLDKAEDPEKMVRLIIQEMEDTLVEVRSTSAKVLAEKKEIIRRVAKVQQQVHDWESKAELALSKDREDLAKAALIEKQKTNELAESLAAELVVVEEHILRLKEEVNLLQEKLADAKVRQKTIIMRKQTASSRLEVKKQLDSSKIDNAMSKFEQYERRVEGLESQVEAYDLGKKNSLSDEFAALEAEDSVNDELEALKAKMKASKAKAKTK, via the coding sequence ATGGGAATCTTTTCACGCTTTGCAGACATCATAAATTCAAATATCAGCTCATTACTTGATAAGGCTGAAGATCCTGAAAAAATGGTGCGTCTGATCATCCAAGAGATGGAAGATACGCTTGTCGAAGTTCGTTCAACTTCTGCCAAAGTACTTGCAGAAAAGAAAGAGATCATTCGCCGAGTAGCTAAAGTACAACAGCAAGTGCATGACTGGGAAAGTAAAGCTGAACTGGCATTGTCTAAAGATCGCGAAGATCTTGCAAAAGCCGCTTTGATTGAGAAGCAAAAAACCAACGAACTAGCTGAAAGCTTAGCAGCTGAATTAGTGGTAGTAGAGGAACACATTCTTCGTTTAAAAGAGGAAGTTAACTTACTACAAGAAAAACTAGCTGATGCTAAAGTTCGTCAAAAAACTATCATTATGCGTAAACAAACTGCATCTTCTCGTTTAGAAGTTAAAAAGCAGCTTGATTCAAGTAAAATCGATAACGCTATGAGTAAGTTTGAACAATATGAGCGTCGAGTTGAAGGGTTAGAGTCACAAGTTGAAGCTTACGACTTAGGCAAAAAGAATAGCTTAAGCGACGAGTTTGCCGCACTTGAAGCTGAAGACTCTGTAAATGATGAGCTTGAAGCGCTTAAAGCTAAAATGAAAGCAAGCAAGGCAAAAGCTAAGACTAAATAG
- a CDS encoding ComEA family DNA-binding protein, with product MYKRLLPALLLSNLIMLPAAYAAIEKVESVSIAERTQAKTLVVNINSASAEQLSSLKGIGDSKAKAIIDYRKTHGKFDSINQLSNVKGIGDKLIEQNKAALSL from the coding sequence ATGTATAAAAGACTACTACCCGCTTTATTGCTATCAAACCTAATTATGCTTCCGGCGGCATATGCCGCAATTGAAAAAGTTGAGTCTGTGAGTATTGCAGAGAGGACTCAAGCGAAAACTCTAGTGGTGAATATCAATTCAGCAAGCGCCGAGCAGTTATCGTCATTGAAGGGGATTGGCGATTCAAAAGCCAAAGCGATTATTGATTATCGCAAAACACATGGCAAATTCGATTCAATTAATCAGCTATCTAATGTAAAGGGTATAGGTGACAAACTCATTGAGCAAAACAAAGCCGCTCTTAGCCTGTAA
- a CDS encoding late competence development ComFB family protein: protein MQLEIRNYYEVLLLELLSDEGLLDELPADYLADLCCVTLNQLPTRYIRHLVDTYFFEDYEELQKMKTEIQQALEKSRAFLKENQKA from the coding sequence ATGCAATTAGAAATTAGAAACTACTATGAAGTTCTTTTACTTGAGTTACTCTCTGATGAAGGTTTATTAGACGAGCTACCTGCTGACTATCTTGCCGATCTATGCTGTGTCACGCTCAATCAGCTACCCACCCGTTACATACGACATCTAGTCGATACCTATTTTTTTGAAGATTATGAAGAACTTCAGAAAATGAAAACAGAGATCCAGCAAGCACTTGAAAAATCTAGAGCATTTTTGAAAGAAAATCAAAAGGCTTAA
- the pspF gene encoding phage shock protein operon transcriptional activator yields the protein MTNQFQQDNLIGQSNALLEVLEHISQVAPLSKPVLIIGERGTGKELIAERLHFLSKRWDQSFVKLNCSSLSENLLESELFGHDAGAFTGANKKHEGRFERANGGTLFLDELANTSGLIQEKLLRVIEYGEFERVGGNKTVQTDVRLICAANEDLPSLAEAGEFRPDLLDRLAFDVITLPPLRHRPDDIMSLAEYFAVGMARQLKLELFEGFSPSAVKQLMEYRWPGNIRELKNVVERSVYRNAESGMAITDITIDPFASPYRPTTRVKTRERQQLQDTPVANIAPEPIKTAAFNFPIDFKIHCEENEVNLLKQALEAGQFNQKKTAELLGLSYHQLRGILKKYNLLDK from the coding sequence GTGACCAATCAATTTCAGCAAGACAATCTTATTGGACAATCTAATGCATTGTTAGAGGTTCTTGAACATATTTCGCAGGTAGCCCCTCTTTCAAAGCCTGTGCTAATCATTGGCGAACGTGGCACTGGCAAGGAACTTATTGCCGAACGTTTACACTTTCTATCAAAGCGTTGGGATCAAAGTTTTGTAAAATTAAACTGCTCCTCATTAAGCGAGAACTTATTAGAGAGCGAGTTATTTGGCCATGATGCCGGTGCATTTACAGGCGCGAATAAAAAACACGAAGGTCGATTCGAGCGTGCTAATGGTGGTACATTATTTTTAGATGAGCTAGCCAATACCTCGGGTCTCATCCAAGAAAAGCTTTTAAGAGTGATTGAATATGGCGAGTTCGAACGTGTCGGGGGTAATAAAACCGTTCAAACTGATGTCAGGTTAATTTGTGCTGCCAATGAAGATCTTCCCTCTCTGGCAGAGGCTGGGGAATTTAGACCCGACTTGTTAGATCGATTAGCGTTTGACGTAATAACATTGCCACCACTACGTCACCGCCCAGATGATATTATGTCTCTTGCTGAATACTTTGCAGTCGGGATGGCAAGACAATTAAAGCTAGAGCTATTTGAAGGTTTTAGTCCCAGTGCTGTAAAACAGTTAATGGAGTATCGCTGGCCAGGTAATATTCGAGAACTGAAGAACGTAGTTGAACGTAGTGTCTATCGAAACGCAGAGTCAGGTATGGCGATTACTGATATCACCATAGACCCATTTGCATCTCCTTATCGTCCTACAACTCGAGTCAAAACCCGAGAGAGACAACAGCTACAAGACACTCCAGTGGCAAACATTGCTCCCGAGCCCATCAAAACTGCAGCGTTCAACTTCCCTATCGATTTTAAAATCCATTGCGAAGAAAATGAAGTCAATCTGCTAAAACAAGCATTAGAAGCGGGACAGTTCAACCAGAAAAAAACCGCCGAGCTGCTTGGGTTAAGTTACCACCAACTTCGTGGGATCTTAAAGAAATACAACTTACTGGATAAATAA